One window of Streptomyces sp. NBC_00273 genomic DNA carries:
- the orn gene encoding oligoribonuclease produces the protein MNDRMVWIDCEMTGLSLTDDALIEVAALVTDSELNVLGEGVDIVIRPPDAALETMPDVVREMHTASGLLDELAGGTTLADAEAQVLAYVREHVKEPRKAPLCGNSVGTDRGFLLRDMAALESYLHYRIVDVSSVKELARRWYPRAYFNSPPKNGNHRALADIKDSITELRYYREAVFVPQPGPDSDTARSIAAKHVVPGA, from the coding sequence ATGAACGATCGCATGGTGTGGATCGACTGCGAGATGACCGGGCTCTCGTTGACGGACGACGCACTTATCGAGGTGGCCGCACTGGTCACCGACTCGGAGCTCAATGTGCTCGGCGAAGGCGTGGACATCGTGATCCGCCCGCCGGACGCCGCGCTGGAGACCATGCCCGACGTGGTGCGCGAGATGCACACCGCCTCCGGCCTGCTCGACGAGCTGGCCGGCGGGACCACCCTCGCGGATGCCGAGGCGCAGGTCCTGGCCTACGTGCGGGAGCACGTGAAGGAGCCCCGCAAGGCGCCGCTCTGCGGAAACTCGGTCGGCACCGACCGCGGCTTCCTGCTGCGCGACATGGCCGCGCTGGAGAGCTACCTGCACTACCGGATCGTGGACGTGTCCTCGGTCAAGGAGCTGGCGCGCCGCTGGTACCCGCGGGCGTACTTCAACAGCCCGCCGAAGAACGGCAACCACCGGGCGCTGGCGGACATCAAGGACTCCATCACCGAGCTGCGCTACTACCGGGAGGCGGTCTTCGTACCGCAGCCCGGGCCCGACTCGGACACGGCCCGCAGCATCGCCGCCAAGCACGTCGTGCCGGGCGCGTAG